A window of Nodularia sp. LEGE 06071 contains these coding sequences:
- the ilvB gene encoding biosynthetic-type acetolactate synthase large subunit, with product MTVRLPSITSPPHTENHNQSGVTQSPVVAPKRETGGFALLDSLVRHEVEYIFGYPGGAILPIYDDLYKVEATGAIKHILVRHEQGAAHAADGYARATGKVGVCFGTSGPGATNLVTGIATAYMDSIPMIVVTGQVPRASIGTDAFQETDIYGITLPIVKHSYVVRDPKDMARIVAEAFHIASTGRPGPVLIDVPKDVALEECDYVPVEPGTVKLRGYRPTVKGNPRQINAAMKLIRNSSRPLLYVGGGAIASNAHAEIKELAELFNIPVTTTLMGIGAFDEHHPLSVGMLGMHGTAYANFAVTDCDLLICVGARFDDRVTGKLDEFASHAKVIHIDIDPAEVGKNRVPEVPIVGDVRHVLIDLLRRCQETGIKNIPHKNQEWLNLINRWRQDYPLEVPHYADSISPQEVIVEVGRQAPHAFYTTDVGQHQMWAAQFLKNGPRRWISSAGLGTMGFGVPAAMGAKVAFPDEEVICISGDASFQMCLQELGTLAQYGINVKTVIMNNGWQGMVRQWQQAFYGERYSSSNMEVGMPDIEHLTKAYGIKGMVVRTREELQGAIAEMLAHDGPVVVDVRVTRDENCYPMVAPGKNNAQMIGLPIQPPKAVVEPVSCSNCGTTNPPIHNFCSECGTKL from the coding sequence GTGACCGTGCGCTTGCCATCCATAACTAGTCCCCCACATACCGAAAATCACAATCAGTCTGGTGTCACTCAATCGCCAGTCGTCGCGCCCAAGCGTGAAACTGGTGGTTTTGCTCTACTTGACAGCCTTGTCCGCCATGAAGTGGAATACATTTTTGGTTATCCTGGTGGGGCAATCCTGCCAATTTACGATGACCTATACAAAGTAGAAGCAACTGGTGCCATTAAACACATTTTAGTCCGGCATGAACAAGGTGCAGCTCACGCCGCCGATGGCTATGCTCGTGCTACTGGCAAGGTAGGAGTGTGCTTTGGCACTTCCGGCCCTGGGGCAACGAATTTAGTCACAGGCATCGCTACAGCCTACATGGACTCAATTCCCATGATTGTGGTGACAGGACAAGTGCCACGGGCATCAATTGGTACTGATGCGTTTCAAGAAACCGATATTTACGGAATTACCCTACCAATAGTCAAACACTCCTATGTAGTGCGCGACCCCAAAGACATGGCGCGCATTGTGGCTGAAGCTTTCCACATCGCTAGCACTGGAAGACCAGGGCCAGTTTTAATTGATGTGCCTAAAGATGTGGCTTTAGAAGAATGTGACTATGTACCCGTGGAACCGGGAACTGTGAAATTAAGGGGTTATCGTCCCACTGTGAAGGGAAATCCTCGGCAAATCAATGCGGCAATGAAGTTAATTCGGAACAGTAGCCGTCCTTTATTGTATGTCGGTGGTGGCGCGATCGCATCTAACGCCCACGCAGAAATAAAAGAACTGGCGGAGTTATTTAATATCCCCGTCACCACAACCTTGATGGGTATCGGTGCATTCGATGAACATCATCCCTTGTCTGTGGGAATGCTGGGGATGCACGGTACAGCTTACGCTAACTTTGCAGTGACAGATTGCGATTTATTAATCTGCGTTGGGGCGAGATTTGACGATCGCGTTACTGGTAAATTAGATGAATTCGCTTCCCATGCCAAAGTAATTCATATCGATATTGACCCCGCAGAGGTCGGTAAAAACCGAGTTCCTGAAGTCCCCATCGTCGGCGATGTCCGCCATGTTTTAATTGACTTATTGCGTCGCTGTCAAGAAACAGGCATCAAGAACATCCCACACAAAAATCAAGAGTGGTTAAATTTAATTAACCGTTGGCGACAAGACTACCCCCTAGAAGTGCCTCACTATGCTGACAGTATTTCACCCCAAGAGGTAATTGTGGAAGTTGGTCGCCAAGCACCCCACGCGTTTTACACCACAGACGTGGGTCAACATCAAATGTGGGCGGCACAATTCCTGAAGAACGGCCCCAGACGCTGGATTTCTAGTGCTGGTTTGGGAACGATGGGTTTTGGTGTCCCAGCGGCCATGGGTGCAAAAGTCGCCTTCCCTGATGAAGAAGTTATCTGTATCAGTGGTGATGCTAGTTTCCAGATGTGTTTGCAAGAATTGGGAACATTAGCACAGTATGGCATTAATGTCAAGACTGTAATTATGAATAACGGCTGGCAAGGAATGGTGCGCCAATGGCAACAAGCCTTTTATGGTGAGCGTTATTCATCCTCCAATATGGAAGTAGGGATGCCAGACATTGAGCATTTGACTAAAGCTTATGGCATTAAGGGTATGGTAGTTCGGACTCGTGAGGAATTACAAGGTGCGATCGCCGAAATGCTAGCACATGATGGCCCAGTTGTGGTTGATGTCCGAGTCACCAGAGACGAAAACTGTTACCCAATGGTAGCCCCAGGCAAAAACAATGCTCAAATGATCGGTTTGCCCATACAGCCGCCAAAAGCCGTAGTAGAACCTGTTTCTTGTAGCAATTGTGGGACAACAAATCCTCCTATCCATAACTTTTGTTCGGAGTGTGGAACTAAGTTATAA
- a CDS encoding DUF4351 domain-containing protein — protein sequence MSFDNLCKLLSEKHPEKFASWVLGTPQTGATVMKTELSIEPIRADYVTFLQLEGRILHLEFQTKLESTPPLPLRMLDYWVRLYRLYRLPITQVVVLLLPPKDDSEIATAFTVENTRHEYRVIKMWEENPEPFLQDSALLPLASLTATNQPQTLLEQIVQRVNQVETTQRPEISAYTQILAGLKFKKDLIRRLFREGMMRESVIYQEILEEGEQRGEQRERNLVLRQLNRKVGELPPGMRKQFETLTLEQLENLGEALLDFNTLLDLEAWLANK from the coding sequence ATGTCTTTCGACAATCTCTGCAAACTGCTATCAGAAAAACACCCAGAAAAATTCGCCAGTTGGGTATTAGGCACACCGCAAACAGGTGCTACAGTCATGAAAACCGAATTGAGTATTGAACCCATCCGCGCCGATTATGTCACATTTTTACAACTAGAAGGCAGGATTTTACACTTAGAATTTCAAACAAAATTGGAGTCCACACCACCCCTACCTCTGCGAATGCTGGATTATTGGGTGCGGTTGTATCGGTTATATCGTTTACCAATCACACAAGTGGTAGTATTATTGCTTCCTCCCAAAGATGATAGTGAAATTGCTACAGCCTTTACAGTGGAAAACACTAGACACGAATATCGGGTAATTAAGATGTGGGAGGAAAACCCCGAACCATTTCTTCAAGACTCGGCATTATTACCATTAGCATCGTTAACAGCCACAAATCAACCCCAAACCTTGCTAGAACAAATTGTACAGCGAGTCAACCAAGTGGAAACAACACAACGACCGGAAATTTCCGCCTACACCCAAATCTTAGCGGGGTTAAAATTTAAGAAGGATTTGATTAGAAGATTATTTCGGGAGGGTATGATGCGCGAGTCAGTAATTTACCAAGAAATTCTCGAAGAAGGCGAACAGCGAGGGGAACAGCGAGAACGAAATCTGGTTTTGCGTCAACTCAATCGCAAAGTGGGAGAATTACCCCCAGGGATGCGTAAACAATTTGAAACTCTGACTTTGGAACAATTGGAAAATCTGGGTGAGGCTTTATTGGACTTTAACACTTTGTTGGATTTGGAGGCATGGTTAGCCAATAAGTAG
- the topA gene encoding type I DNA topoisomerase, whose amino-acid sequence MPKRLLVVESPGKVKKLSQILGADWIVRASCGHIRELSNEGDDSLGFNMDGGVVKCHYVPRDQRAKETIQKLKSAVKQVDEVILATDPDREGETIAWHLKEVLGLKEPKRVVYTEITASAVRNAIAHSRKLDLNLIGAGLCRDCLDKLVGYKGSPLVWALNNGAKSVGRVQSATLHLICQREREIQAFVPQDYWNVWVDYAEGFRAFYKGTANSPSDIPQPETETNDDTATTNSKEKPESKRVLSEAEATRLVAEARLYPHKIIQVEGKTVNRQPPPPFITSTLQQAAGSKLRLSPDRTMQVAQKLYEAGLITYMRTDSVMLSPEFCASARQWLEQNDPQNVPQQLAKHRSSKSAQEAHEAIRPTDVFRPSVELRAELPSDEFNLYVMIWKRAIASQCKAAQLRKTQIITQSGNLLWQARGQVIEFYGYARYWNNLSKDSDLPAVKQGQVLTLENAGHEQKQTQPPPRYSEPKLVQVMERKGIGRPSTYAPTVATLKKRDYVQLIKDNLQPTALGLEVDDFLQKALPDLLEAEFTAKMEDALDAIADGKQNWQQYLSCWNQDYFIPALSKAKTLVTGASNSKTFPQRQFEVSRTRCPECNNCMSKVPSTKVKKKYFLKCTSGCENVVLFWSDRSKSWSAPRNQDSEPKSPAQITSHPCPVCKKPLEEYSYTKDGQQKTMLRCSNPQSRQDKKHQDVAYFNTAKGWWSPKFGDLKS is encoded by the coding sequence ATGCCAAAACGTCTTTTAGTAGTTGAATCTCCCGGTAAAGTTAAAAAACTCAGTCAAATTTTGGGTGCGGATTGGATTGTTCGCGCTAGTTGCGGTCACATCCGAGAACTGAGTAATGAGGGTGATGATTCTCTGGGATTCAATATGGATGGCGGCGTGGTAAAGTGTCATTATGTGCCTCGTGATCAACGGGCAAAAGAAACTATCCAGAAACTTAAGTCTGCGGTCAAACAGGTTGATGAGGTGATTCTAGCAACTGACCCAGACCGGGAGGGAGAAACCATTGCTTGGCATCTCAAAGAAGTGTTGGGATTGAAAGAACCCAAACGAGTGGTTTATACAGAGATTACGGCATCGGCGGTCAGGAATGCGATCGCTCATTCTAGAAAACTTGATTTAAACTTGATAGGTGCGGGATTATGCAGAGATTGCCTAGATAAGTTAGTCGGTTACAAAGGGAGTCCCCTAGTTTGGGCATTAAATAACGGTGCGAAAAGTGTTGGTAGAGTCCAAAGCGCTACATTACATCTGATTTGTCAGCGAGAAAGGGAAATTCAAGCTTTTGTCCCCCAAGACTACTGGAATGTTTGGGTAGATTACGCAGAAGGATTTCGGGCTTTTTACAAGGGTACAGCTAATTCTCCCTCAGATATTCCACAGCCAGAAACTGAAACTAATGATGATACAGCTACGACTAATAGCAAAGAAAAACCAGAATCTAAACGTGTTTTATCGGAAGCTGAAGCGACACGATTAGTTGCAGAAGCCCGGCTTTATCCTCATAAAATTATCCAGGTGGAAGGGAAAACCGTAAATCGTCAACCACCTCCGCCTTTTATTACTTCCACACTCCAACAAGCCGCCGGTTCCAAGCTGCGGCTTTCTCCAGATAGAACGATGCAGGTTGCCCAAAAGCTCTATGAAGCTGGGTTAATTACATATATGCGAACAGATTCGGTGATGCTAAGTCCGGAATTTTGCGCTAGTGCGCGTCAATGGTTAGAGCAAAATGACCCTCAAAATGTCCCGCAGCAACTAGCCAAACATCGGAGTAGTAAATCGGCTCAAGAAGCCCATGAAGCTATCCGTCCTACAGATGTTTTTCGTCCTTCAGTGGAATTGCGTGCAGAATTGCCATCTGATGAGTTTAACTTGTATGTGATGATTTGGAAACGCGCGATCGCATCTCAATGTAAAGCCGCCCAACTCCGCAAAACTCAAATCATCACCCAGTCAGGAAACCTGTTATGGCAAGCTAGAGGACAGGTAATTGAGTTCTACGGTTATGCTCGTTACTGGAATAATCTCAGTAAAGATTCAGATTTACCTGCGGTAAAACAGGGACAGGTGCTGACTCTAGAAAATGCCGGACATGAGCAAAAGCAAACCCAGCCACCACCACGCTACAGCGAACCCAAGCTAGTACAGGTAATGGAACGCAAAGGTATTGGTCGCCCCAGTACCTACGCCCCCACTGTCGCCACGCTCAAAAAACGGGATTATGTGCAGTTAATTAAAGACAACCTACAGCCTACAGCTTTGGGGTTAGAGGTTGATGATTTTTTACAGAAAGCTTTACCCGATTTACTGGAGGCCGAATTTACAGCTAAGATGGAAGATGCTTTAGATGCGATCGCTGATGGCAAACAAAATTGGCAGCAATATCTCAGTTGTTGGAATCAGGATTATTTTATACCCGCATTATCCAAAGCCAAGACCCTCGTTACAGGTGCATCAAATAGTAAAACTTTTCCCCAGCGTCAGTTTGAAGTTTCTAGAACTCGTTGCCCTGAGTGTAACAATTGTATGTCTAAGGTTCCCAGCACTAAGGTGAAGAAGAAATATTTTCTTAAGTGTACCAGTGGCTGTGAGAATGTCGTGCTGTTTTGGAGCGATCGCTCTAAATCTTGGTCAGCACCCCGCAATCAAGACAGTGAGCCAAAGTCTCCAGCCCAGATAACTTCACATCCCTGCCCTGTGTGTAAAAAGCCTTTAGAAGAGTACAGTTATACCAAGGATGGACAACAAAAAACCATGTTGCGATGTTCAAATCCTCAATCTCGCCAGGATAAAAAACATCAAGATGTCGCTTACTTTAACACAGCCAAAGGGTGGTGGAGTCCTAAATTTGGCGACTTAAAAAGCTAG
- a CDS encoding DUF4351 domain-containing protein — translation MSFDNLCKLLSEKHPETFASWVLGTPQTGATVLKTELSIEPIRADYVTFLQLEGRILHLEFQTKLESTPPLPLRMLDYWVRLYRLYRLPITQVVVLLLPPKDDIEIATAFTVENTRHEYRVIKMWEENPEPFLQDSALLPLAPLTATNQPPILLEQIVQRVNQVETSQRPEISAYTQILAGLKFKKDLIKRLFREGMMRESVIYQEILEEGEQRGEKRGRQEGEQRGREKGERSLVLRLLTRKVGELPPGMREQLENLSLEQLENLGEALLDFTNLLDLEAWLANK, via the coding sequence ATGTCTTTCGACAATCTCTGCAAACTGCTATCAGAAAAACATCCAGAAACATTCGCCAGTTGGGTATTAGGGACACCTCAAACAGGTGCGACAGTCCTGAAAACCGAATTGAGCATTGAACCCATTCGCGCCGATTACGTCACCTTTTTACAACTAGAAGGCAGGATTTTACACTTAGAATTTCAAACTAAATTAGAATCCACTCCACCCCTACCTCTGCGAATGCTGGATTATTGGGTGCGACTGTATCGGTTGTATCGCTTACCAATCACACAAGTGGTAGTCTTATTACTTCCTCCCAAAGATGACATTGAAATTGCTACAGCCTTTACAGTGGAAAACACTAGACACGAATATCGGGTAATTAAGATGTGGGAAGAAAACCCCGAACCGTTTCTTCAGGATTCGGCATTATTACCCCTAGCACCATTAACAGCCACAAATCAACCCCCAATCTTGCTAGAACAAATTGTGCAGCGAGTCAATCAAGTGGAGACAAGCCAACGACCGGAAATTTCCGCCTACACCCAAATCTTAGCGGGGTTAAAATTTAAGAAGGATTTGATTAAAAGATTATTTCGGGAGGGTATGATGCGCGAGTCAGTAATTTACCAAGAAATTCTCGAAGAAGGCGAACAGCGAGGCGAAAAGCGAGGGCGACAAGAAGGAGAACAGAGGGGGCGAGAAAAAGGGGAAAGAAGTCTGGTTTTGCGTCTACTCACTCGCAAAGTGGGAGAATTACCCCCAGGGATGCGTGAACAATTGGAAAATCTATCGTTGGAACAATTGGAAAATCTGGGTGAGGCTTTATTGGACTTTACCAATTTGTTGGATTTGGAGGCATGGTTAGCCAATAAATAA
- a CDS encoding MFS transporter, with product MFPTEPAAVNNGFSALLKNRAFMLLWIGQLLSQLGDKVFFVLMVALLENYQPPAGLAQNSMYSTLMLAFTLPAILFGSAGGIFVDRFSKKFILVGANVLQTLLMLLIAFLPREFFILLILTFAISTLAQFFAPAEQAAIPVLVRKENFMAANALYSSTMMGALIIGFAIGEPILSLAKTWLGAGYGQEVVVGGLYLLSALAVQPINFKCENKLGGDDCCPGIHPWADFKAGLRYLTKNRLILNAMLQLTTLYCVFAALMVLTIRLAADFGLKEKQFGFFLAAAGVGMVFGAAILGHWGDKLHHKPLPLIGFLIMSLVLGVFTFTHNLILALGLSAFLGIGAALIGVPMQTLIQQRTPPAMHGKVFGFQNHIVNIALSAPLAITGPLTDVLGLRTVLVGMSIVVATVGIWAWKNTRGVLQDVI from the coding sequence ATGTTTCCCACTGAACCTGCTGCTGTCAATAACGGATTTAGCGCCCTGCTAAAAAATCGTGCTTTTATGCTCCTGTGGATTGGGCAGCTGTTGTCCCAGTTGGGAGATAAAGTTTTCTTCGTTTTAATGGTAGCCCTGCTAGAAAATTATCAACCGCCTGCTGGGTTAGCCCAAAACTCCATGTACTCAACTTTGATGCTAGCCTTTACATTACCGGCGATTTTGTTCGGTTCTGCGGGTGGTATCTTTGTAGACCGCTTTTCTAAAAAGTTCATTTTAGTAGGCGCTAATGTATTGCAGACATTATTAATGCTGCTCATAGCCTTTTTACCACGGGAGTTTTTTATTCTCTTGATATTGACCTTTGCAATTTCCACCTTGGCACAGTTTTTTGCTCCAGCAGAGCAAGCTGCTATCCCTGTTTTGGTACGAAAAGAGAATTTCATGGCAGCCAATGCACTGTATAGTAGCACCATGATGGGAGCTTTAATTATCGGTTTTGCCATTGGAGAGCCAATATTAAGTTTGGCAAAAACTTGGTTAGGAGCCGGCTATGGTCAAGAAGTTGTGGTTGGTGGACTATACTTATTATCGGCATTAGCCGTACAGCCGATTAACTTCAAATGTGAAAACAAATTAGGTGGCGATGATTGCTGTCCTGGAATTCATCCTTGGGCTGATTTTAAAGCAGGCTTGCGCTATCTCACTAAAAATCGTTTGATATTAAACGCTATGCTGCAACTCACCACTTTATATTGTGTGTTTGCCGCCTTAATGGTGTTGACGATTAGATTAGCCGCCGACTTTGGTTTGAAAGAAAAACAATTTGGCTTTTTCCTAGCCGCCGCCGGTGTGGGTATGGTATTTGGGGCTGCAATTTTGGGACACTGGGGAGATAAATTGCATCACAAACCTTTACCCCTCATAGGATTTTTGATTATGTCCTTGGTTTTAGGGGTGTTCACTTTCACCCATAATCTAATTTTAGCTTTAGGACTAAGTGCCTTTTTGGGTATAGGTGCGGCTTTAATTGGCGTACCGATGCAAACTTTAATTCAACAGCGCACACCACCCGCCATGCACGGGAAAGTATTTGGTTTTCAAAATCATATCGTCAATATTGCCTTATCTGCACCCTTAGCAATTACTGGCCCTTTAACTGATGTTCTCGGCTTACGAACTGTTTTGGTAGGAATGAGTATAGTAGTAGCAACTGTTGGTATTTGGGCTTGGAAAAACACCCGTGGAGTTCTACAGGACGTAATTTAG
- a CDS encoding ferrochelatase gives MVATPEKQQHIHEQLSGKDRVAVLLMGYGEVESYEDFANYNEQALNLLTAKFAPVPTWIYPPLAKLLALFDRHEWGHTHHDFISPHNAIFEQQRAGIEKNLQAKWGDRIQVFKAFNFCAPHLPDQVLAEIKNQGFEKILIYPLLVVDSIFTSGIAVEQVNNALADIPDGEEHWVKAQRYIPSFYNEPAYIDLMANLVEEKVSAEIGAAYLPSQIGIVLMNHGCPHKAKGFTSGITESQALYDLVRDKLINRYPLISVGWLNHDTPLIEWTLPNAEQAASNLIQLGAKAIIFMPIGFATENHETLLDVHHIIHALAKKHPDVNYVQMACVNDNPEFLEMAAEWANAHIAELMNQEAMAVNPQLAGGHHHHHHH, from the coding sequence GTGGTTGCCACCCCAGAAAAACAGCAACACATCCACGAGCAATTATCAGGTAAAGACAGAGTTGCCGTCTTACTTATGGGCTACGGTGAAGTCGAAAGCTATGAAGATTTTGCTAACTATAACGAACAGGCTTTAAATCTACTGACTGCAAAATTCGCACCAGTACCAACCTGGATTTATCCCCCTTTAGCAAAGTTATTGGCGTTATTTGACCGCCATGAATGGGGACACACACACCATGATTTTATTTCCCCACACAATGCCATTTTTGAACAGCAACGTGCTGGTATAGAAAAGAACTTGCAAGCCAAATGGGGCGATCGCATCCAAGTTTTCAAAGCCTTTAACTTCTGTGCGCCTCACTTACCGGATCAGGTTCTCGCAGAAATTAAAAACCAAGGCTTCGAGAAAATACTGATTTACCCCTTATTGGTGGTTGATTCCATCTTTACCAGTGGAATTGCCGTTGAGCAAGTTAACAACGCTTTAGCTGACATTCCTGATGGCGAAGAACATTGGGTCAAAGCACAGCGTTACATCCCCTCCTTCTATAACGAACCAGCCTACATTGATTTGATGGCTAATCTAGTTGAGGAGAAGGTTAGCGCCGAAATAGGTGCAGCATACCTACCTTCTCAAATTGGTATTGTCTTAATGAATCATGGCTGTCCCCACAAAGCCAAAGGATTTACCTCTGGAATTACCGAAAGTCAGGCACTATATGATTTAGTCCGGGATAAGTTAATTAACCGCTATCCTTTAATTTCGGTGGGTTGGCTGAACCACGACACACCTTTAATTGAATGGACATTACCAAATGCCGAACAAGCTGCTAGTAACTTGATTCAATTGGGTGCAAAAGCCATCATCTTTATGCCCATTGGCTTTGCGACAGAAAACCACGAAACTCTATTAGATGTACACCACATCATTCATGCTTTGGCGAAAAAGCATCCCGATGTGAATTATGTCCAAATGGCTTGTGTCAACGACAATCCAGAATTTTTGGAAATGGCGGCTGAATGGGCAAATGCTCATATTGCTGAGTTAATGAATCAGGAAGCTATGGCGGTTAATCCCCAGTTGGCGGGAGGTCACCATCACCATCACCATCATTAG
- a CDS encoding Uma2 family endonuclease, whose protein sequence is MTQPNLTPAIAVNIPNTLTLQVSHEQFVDLALANRDLQLERDATGELIIMPPTGSDTGKRNLDIAGQLWLWNRQTKLGEAFDSSTGFRLPNGANRSPDAAWVSKQRWNALTSEQQETFAPICPDFVLELRSKTDSLEKLQAKMREYIENGAGLGWLIDRKNQRVEIYRPGRNVEVLDHPVSLSGEDILPGFVLDLTEVWS, encoded by the coding sequence ATGACACAACCTAACTTAACCCCGGCTATTGCTGTCAATATCCCAAATACGCTCACACTTCAAGTTTCCCATGAGCAATTCGTTGATTTGGCACTCGCTAACCGAGATTTACAATTAGAACGAGATGCTACGGGGGAGTTAATTATTATGCCACCCACGGGCAGTGATACCGGAAAAAGAAACTTGGATATAGCGGGACAACTGTGGTTGTGGAACCGTCAAACTAAATTAGGGGAAGCCTTTGATTCTTCAACAGGTTTTCGCCTTCCGAATGGTGCTAATCGCTCTCCTGATGCAGCTTGGGTAAGTAAACAAAGATGGAATGCTCTAACTTCAGAACAGCAAGAAACCTTTGCGCCAATTTGTCCGGATTTTGTGCTGGAATTACGTTCTAAAACGGACTCTCTAGAAAAGTTGCAAGCAAAGATGAGGGAATATATAGAAAATGGTGCTGGTTTGGGTTGGTTGATTGACCGCAAAAATCAACGAGTAGAAATTTATCGTCCTGGTAGAAATGTGGAAGTTTTAGATCATCCTGTTAGTTTATCAGGGGAAGATATTTTACCTGGGTTTGTGTTGGATTTAACTGAGGTTTGGAGTTGA
- a CDS encoding NADPH-dependent FMN reductase produces MVKIVGLGGSLRPDSYTQIALQVAAQRVEALGAEVEILDLRQLNLPFCHGGKEYPEYPDVQRLRDTVSAADGLILATPEYHGGVSGVLKNTLDLMSFEELSDKVTGVLSVLGGQVNSNALNELRLIVRWVHGWVIPEQIAIGQAWGAFSPEGKLLDEKLSERFDKFAQSLVENTRKLRGVD; encoded by the coding sequence ATGGTAAAAATTGTTGGACTTGGTGGTAGTTTAAGACCTGATTCCTACACCCAAATCGCTTTACAAGTAGCAGCACAACGAGTAGAAGCCCTCGGTGCAGAGGTAGAAATTTTGGATTTGCGGCAGTTGAACTTACCATTTTGTCATGGTGGAAAAGAGTATCCAGAATACCCAGACGTTCAACGGCTACGTGATACCGTCAGTGCTGCTGATGGATTAATTTTAGCGACACCAGAATATCATGGCGGTGTGAGTGGTGTTTTGAAAAATACTTTAGATTTGATGAGTTTTGAGGAACTCTCTGATAAAGTCACGGGAGTGCTGAGTGTATTAGGAGGTCAAGTTAATAGCAATGCACTTAATGAGCTACGGCTGATTGTCAGATGGGTACATGGCTGGGTTATACCAGAGCAAATTGCCATTGGACAAGCCTGGGGCGCTTTTAGTCCGGAAGGAAAGCTGTTGGATGAAAAGCTGTCGGAACGGTTTGATAAATTTGCTCAGAGTTTAGTAGAAAATACTCGTAAGTTGCGAGGAGTTGATTAG